Proteins co-encoded in one bacterium genomic window:
- a CDS encoding MFS transporter: MDIKQHHITAKEDRLPFIQKFGYGIGAVVTIVAVNSLMQLTGLFYIDLLKISPILLGFAAAIPRLWDAITDPLVGNLSDNTRSRFGRRLPYILIGGILVGITFAMIFMVPREWSANAMFGYFLVSSLIFYTAVTIYGVPHGALGLEMTNDYNERTRLFAYASFIGNIAAIASPWLYYFANRSMFKDPIEGMKWVCIWMGLILIIAAIICVLTCKETKTEQVKKQKKMAFWESFKITYKNRTFMMLVIVFVLVIVGFQFVMGFSNFIMMYFVYSGDKVAASGMMGWMGTIWAVTALAGVFPMMWVSSRLGKTKTVIFSFSILILAQLLKIVCYNQTYPWLVAIPTVLLSWGMVMCFTLVNAMNADICDEDELVTGKRREGSYYAVYGWWWKVGVSIACIISGYLLKLTGYDANFAQQTASTMFWLRFWEIGIPTVLCIAAILILTKYPLTENRAYEVKALLEERRKAQAVNP, encoded by the coding sequence ATGGATATAAAACAACATCATATTACTGCTAAGGAGGACCGACTCCCTTTTATCCAAAAGTTTGGTTATGGAATCGGTGCCGTAGTCACAATTGTAGCAGTTAATTCTTTGATGCAGCTAACCGGCCTTTTTTACATTGATTTATTGAAAATCAGCCCGATTCTTCTCGGGTTTGCAGCGGCGATACCGAGATTATGGGATGCGATCACAGACCCTCTGGTTGGAAATCTTTCCGATAACACTCGCTCCCGATTCGGCAGGCGACTTCCGTATATCCTGATAGGAGGTATTCTGGTTGGTATTACATTTGCGATGATATTCATGGTGCCCCGAGAATGGAGTGCAAATGCGATGTTCGGTTATTTCTTAGTGTCATCATTGATTTTTTATACCGCTGTTACTATTTACGGCGTGCCTCATGGCGCATTAGGCCTTGAAATGACTAACGATTACAATGAAAGAACACGACTATTTGCATATGCCAGTTTCATTGGGAATATAGCTGCCATTGCATCGCCCTGGCTGTATTATTTCGCAAACAGGTCTATGTTTAAAGACCCAATCGAAGGCATGAAGTGGGTATGTATATGGATGGGGCTGATTCTGATTATTGCAGCAATCATATGCGTTCTTACATGTAAAGAAACTAAGACTGAACAGGTTAAAAAACAAAAGAAAATGGCATTCTGGGAAAGTTTTAAAATCACCTATAAGAATCGCACATTTATGATGCTGGTAATTGTTTTTGTGCTGGTAATAGTCGGTTTCCAGTTCGTTATGGGTTTTAGTAATTTTATAATGATGTATTTTGTGTATTCCGGTGATAAAGTTGCTGCGTCCGGAATGATGGGATGGATGGGAACAATCTGGGCGGTGACTGCTCTTGCTGGTGTATTCCCCATGATGTGGGTATCTTCCCGTTTGGGCAAAACAAAGACCGTTATATTCTCCTTTTCAATTCTCATACTTGCTCAGCTTTTAAAAATCGTATGTTATAACCAGACATATCCTTGGCTGGTGGCGATACCTACCGTTCTATTATCCTGGGGAATGGTAATGTGTTTCACGCTTGTCAATGCTATGAACGCTGATATCTGTGACGAGGATGAACTTGTAACAGGAAAAAGAAGAGAGGGCAGTTATTATGCAGTCTACGGATGGTGGTGGAAGGTAGGAGTTTCTATAGCATGCATTATTAGTGGATATCTTCTAAAACTAACAGGATATGATGCAAATTTTGCCCAGCAGACAGCTTCCACCATGTTTTGGCTTAGATTCTGGGAGATAGGTATACCTACAGTGTTATGCATAGCAGCAATACTAATTCTAACTAAATATCCTCTTACTGAAAATCGAGCTTATGAGGTTAAAGCATTGCTTGAAGAGAGAAGAAAAGCTCAGGCCGTCAATCCTTAA